From the Winogradskyella forsetii genome, the window ATATGTGTCCAATAAAATTGAAGACGGCATGTACATGCTCAATCTTCAAATTGCCCCATTTGAGAATGATGCTAGCCCAAGCAAACCTATTTTATATAAAATTTTAGACTAAGGTGATGAAAGCAATATTAAAGCTGGAAGAATTATTGATGTTTGCCTTAGGCGCCTACATGTTTAGTTTGTTAGGCATCAGTTGGTGGTGGTTTTTCGGGTTATTATTGTTGCCAGATATTGGAGCATTGGGCTATTTGGTAAACTCAAAAATAGGAGCGATGTCTTACAATGTTTTTCATCATAAAGGCATTGCGATTGTGGTTTATTTCGTTGGTATTTATTTTGAAAATGAACATTTAAAGCTCATTGGTATTATTTTGTTTGCCCATGCGTCAATCGATAGGGTTTTTGGTTATGGATTGAAACATTTTGATAGTTTTAAAAGCACGCATCTAGGAAAAATCGGAAATTAAAATGGAAACCTTTTTTATAATCATCATCAGTGTTTTAGTCACTTTAGGTTTGGTAACCGTTTATAAACAATGGAAAACTAAAAAAGTGACCAAAGAGCAATCTATTCTCATATTAGAAAAAATAAAACGCGTTTGTAAATTGGTATCGGTTGAAGGCGATTTTGCGGAAATTTACCATTATGAAGATGTTAAAGCAAAGTTTTTAAAACTAATTTCTAGCCGAAAAAAAGCATTGGTTGTGATTAACGCAAAAGCACATGTTGGCTTTGACTTGGGTAAAGTACAGATGTCATCAAATGCAAAAACAAAAACCGTTGTCCTAACACATTTTCCACAACCCGAAGTAATATCGGTGGAAAGCGATATTAATTATTACGATAAAAGGGATGGTATGTTCAATAGGTTTGAGGCAGCCGATCTAACGGATTTACACGCTAAAGCCAAAGCACATATTTTAGATAAAATTCCGGAAAGCGGTTTGTATACTATTGCGAAGCAAGAAGCTTTGGAAGCGATTCATCTTATTGAAAATTTAGTGGAAACTATCGGATGGACCTTAGATTATTCAGGGTTGAAAATTGAAGGAGAGGATGATAAAAAACTGTTGAAATAGTGATTAATATGGAGTTATTTGATATTGCAAGGATGATAGGGCGTGGCAATCTCTAATTCGAGAATTTGAAAACATGTATTTAGAAGAAATTAAACAAGATTCCTGCTTTCGTAGGAAATAATATGAACATAGAAGACTACAGAAACTATTGCCTAAACAAAAAAGCCGTTACTGAACACTTTCCGTTCGATAAGGATACACTAGTGTTTAAAGTCTGCAATAAAATGTTTGCCTTGGCCTCTTTAAAACGCTGGGAAAATGGGGAGGCATTTATCAACTTAAAATGTGATCCAGAATATGCCCAAGAACTGAGGGCCGAATACGATAGTATCAAACCGGGTTACCACATGCACAAGCAACAATGGAACAGCGTTTATATTCATACAGGAGAACTTTCACCGCAACTTATTACAAAACTGATTGACCATTCTTATGATATGGTTGTAAAAGGTTTGCCAAAAAAAATTAGGGATACATTATAATAATTTTACATTTGCTACCTAGCTTATAAAATATGTCATTAGAAAGAGAATTACAACAACGCAGTGGTTCACAATGTGAACTTTGCGGCAATAAAGAAAACGTTTCTAGTTATACAGTTTCAGATATAAAAGAGAACGGGTTGAAAACCGCGATATACGCTTGTAAAACTTGTAGAGAACAGATGGATGATGCAGACTGCATCGACTCTAACCATTGGCGATGTCTTAACGATAGTATGTGGAGCGAGCACGAAGCGGTAAAAATCATGGCATGGCGAATGCTTAATAGAATTAAAGCAGATTGGACACAAGACCTTTTGGCTATGATGTATATGGAAGAAGAGACCTTAGAATTGGCAAAAGCTTCTGGTGATGGTGAAGATGACGAAAACAAACTTGTGCATAGAGATGTGAATGGCGTCATTTTGGAGCATGGAGATTCTGTGGTTTTAATAAAGGATTTAAAAGTGAAAGGCTCTAGTATGGTAGCCAAACAAGGCACGGCTGTCAGAAATATTAGATTGGACCATGAGAACGAAACGTATATTGAAGGAAAAGTCGATGGTCAATTAATAGTGATCATTACGGAGTATGTAAAGAAAATCTAATCAGAATCTTTTTTATTGAAAAAATCGAAACTTAAC encodes:
- a CDS encoding MmcQ/YjbR family DNA-binding protein encodes the protein MNIEDYRNYCLNKKAVTEHFPFDKDTLVFKVCNKMFALASLKRWENGEAFINLKCDPEYAQELRAEYDSIKPGYHMHKQQWNSVYIHTGELSPQLITKLIDHSYDMVVKGLPKKIRDTL
- a CDS encoding DUF4260 domain-containing protein, whose protein sequence is MKAILKLEELLMFALGAYMFSLLGISWWWFFGLLLLPDIGALGYLVNSKIGAMSYNVFHHKGIAIVVYFVGIYFENEHLKLIGIILFAHASIDRVFGYGLKHFDSFKSTHLGKIGN
- a CDS encoding DUF4230 domain-containing protein, which translates into the protein METFFIIIISVLVTLGLVTVYKQWKTKKVTKEQSILILEKIKRVCKLVSVEGDFAEIYHYEDVKAKFLKLISSRKKALVVINAKAHVGFDLGKVQMSSNAKTKTVVLTHFPQPEVISVESDINYYDKRDGMFNRFEAADLTDLHAKAKAHILDKIPESGLYTIAKQEALEAIHLIENLVETIGWTLDYSGLKIEGEDDKKLLK
- a CDS encoding PhnA domain-containing protein — encoded protein: MSLERELQQRSGSQCELCGNKENVSSYTVSDIKENGLKTAIYACKTCREQMDDADCIDSNHWRCLNDSMWSEHEAVKIMAWRMLNRIKADWTQDLLAMMYMEEETLELAKASGDGEDDENKLVHRDVNGVILEHGDSVVLIKDLKVKGSSMVAKQGTAVRNIRLDHENETYIEGKVDGQLIVIITEYVKKI